The genomic region TACGAGTATAAGGACTCGGGAGAAGGAAGTGACGAGAGAAGAAGCCGAGGAAACAAGGGAACGAATCATAAAAGCAGCAATGAAGGTGTTCGCGGAGCACGGCTACTTCCGGGCCCCAGTACGCCTAATAGCTATGGAGGCCGGCGTCTCGAAGGGCCTAATATTCTGGTACTTCCGCAGCAAGGACGAGATAATACAACAGGTAGCCCTCAAAGCACTCCCCCACGACGTGATAAAGACTTGTCTCGACGAGGACCTCCGAGGCTGCAGCCTCCTCGAATGCATAGCCCAGCGATACATAAGCAAGTACAGCGACGAGACCATGACAAGGCTGCTCATACATACGCTTGACGTAAAGAACGTGTACGAGTCGGTGGACAAGCTGTTCCGAGACACATGCGAACAAATGCTCGGAGAAGTAGCTAAGCGATCGTTCCCCAGGGTAGGCGAGAAGAGGGCGAGGACACTTGCACGCCTGTTCTTCGGAGGCTTGCTCTGCCTGGTACTGAGTAAGCCGAAAGACATGAGCGTTCAAGAATACATCGAGGAGACTATTGGGATAATGAGGCCCTATTGCGGTAGCGGGCAGGAAGAAAACAAGGCAGGATAACAAGTA from Pyrofollis japonicus harbors:
- a CDS encoding TetR/AcrR family transcriptional regulator — protein: MTREEAEETRERIIKAAMKVFAEHGYFRAPVRLIAMEAGVSKGLIFWYFRSKDEIIQQVALKALPHDVIKTCLDEDLRGCSLLECIAQRYISKYSDETMTRLLIHTLDVKNVYESVDKLFRDTCEQMLGEVAKRSFPRVGEKRARTLARLFFGGLLCLVLSKPKDMSVQEYIEETIGIMRPYCGSGQEENKAG